Genomic DNA from Hordeum vulgare subsp. vulgare chromosome 2H, MorexV3_pseudomolecules_assembly, whole genome shotgun sequence:
TAATGATATGTTGTGTTCCAAGTTTTGCCACTTTTGAACGTTTTATTACAAGGTTGTATTAGATGAAGTGGGTTGACATCTTTGCCCACGTTCTAGGTGGAAATTGGTGGATTTCTTGATTGGTTGAAGGAAGTAAAACGAAGGGGACCCACTACCCAGCATCCTTCCGGCGAGCGTTGGGGTCTTATCTATTTAAGCTAAAACAAGGCCATTCATTGGCTGTCAACTGTAAACATGTATAGACCGAAGATCCCCAATTCGGGGTGGGCTGCTTTCGATCGCAGGTTGCGTGGCACAGCTGATGGAAGGGATGATGTTGATGTCAACTCATTTCCTGCTCTCTCGGGGTCTAGAGGCTTCAGTTCTGCCAGCAGCTCAGCTATAGAAAATAATAATATTCCAAAGGCAAAGCCTTTTGCATCAGTGATTCGCCCCCCTGTTGAATTTGCAGTTGTTGGTAAGGAAAACGGAAATAAGCATTTGACTGATCACACGGTGCGAACAAATTTTGGTGTAAACTCTTCATCTGATAACAAAATTAAGCTCCTGAAGGATGCTCATAGTTGGGCTGACAGTAACTTAATTGAGGACATATTGGCTggcgtggataatgatgttggccAAGCATCTGTTTTGCTGAAATCCATGGTCGCTCCTGACTTTCTGCCAAAGGAGAGTAGAACAACTGTTCAACCAGCTTTTGAGATGAATAAAGCACATGGTTCAGTGTCAGGATACGCTATAGCAGAGAATAAACATTCAAATGAATCACAATTGTTGCCACTGCAAATGAATGTAATCTCTATACCCCAGGAACCTGAATTAGAAGAGTTTGATGATGATTACTTAAACCACCGGAAAGATGCATTGAAGATGATGAGGTATATTCCAAATCCTTGTTTATGTTATGGGTTTCACTAGCTTATGCATACCAAAGTAGGCTGCATTCATGCAAACCCAGACAAATGTAGGTTGAATAAGTGCAAACTTTTGTAGcaacatacttctgtaactcatatcttgcatgagCATGATGGTCAGAATTTGAGAGACAGGATTAGCTAACTTTGACCCCTTGAATGTGCTCCACTCTCAAGGTTGAGTCTTTTCATGCGAAACTGACCCATTGTGTTTCCTTTTGGTCATAGGGCTGCCACAAAGCATTCTCAGGCTGCCAGCAATGCATTCTTCAGAGGGGACCATGCTGCTGCCAAGGAACTCTCCCTCAGAGCTCAAGAAGAGCGGTCGGCTGCTGAAAAGTTAAATAATAACGCAGCAGAAGAAATATTTCACCTCAGGAacagcaataataacatttggaaGATAGACATGCATGGTCTACATGCATCAGAGGCGGTAACTGCATTGGAGAGGCATCTGCACATGTTAGAGTTCCAGCCACCAGGGAATAATCCAGCTTCAACTGATGAATTATATAAGTCTGAATCCACAATTGCTGTCCGAAATGAGGTTGCACCGGAGAAGGTGGTGGTGTTTCTTCGCCCTAGACAGTCTGTCTTAGAGGTGATCACAGGTAATATATTGTCCCTCTATTACCTTATTTATTAATCATCAAGCTTTGTGATTTATACTCATAACTTCTTGTTACCACAATCATTGCCACATGAGGGCATTGCTACTCTTTTGTAGCTGTACCTTGTGTAAGCAACACCAGATTTAGTGAAATCTTATTTGCTTTGCATCTTACAGGGATTGGCAGGCACAGCAAAGGACAGGCTTCACTGCCTGTTGCAGTTAGGGGCTTCCTTATTGAAAATGGATATCGATTTGAGGAGCTGAGGCCTGGTGTTTTCTCTGTTCGTCCTAAATTTCGCCGCGGGTAAACCTGTGAAGTCTGAACCATTATCAAGTTCTGTTGTTCGGCGAATAAATTTCTATGAAATGTGCTGTCAACGAAATAAAATATAGAAATTTGGGCAACTCGTAGTTCATGTATATTGAATGTGGGAACTAGGCCGACCAGTTGGCTAGTGCTGCGCGACCAGCCTGCCACCCGTGTTCGAGCCTTGTGCTCCGCAGGATATGTTCCTGGTTTATTCTGAATAAAATGTAACAAGTTTTACAGATACTAATATTATTGTGTAGCCACCTGACAAGACATGCATAACTGTATGTAACTGTACAGGATGACAATAATGGTCACAGTGTATTATTATTTGCTTACTGCTGAACCATGGTTTGTGGTTACTCTATGATTTGGATGCCTGGAATTTCTCTTGCCAATTTTTTCTATCTTTTGCTTCATGCAAACATTGCATTGGAGCATGTGCACTGCAAGTGCTTGAAGTGGTGATTATATATAACAAGATATATCCTTTTCGTTTTCTTGCCCCAGCGGTAGGGTGATATTGGATTAATTCGGTACAAATGCTTAAGAGTAGCATTTTTCATGCCCTTGGCAGTTTAGCACTGGATCCAGCTGTCAGACAACTTTattttattcaattattagttttaCTTAAAATTTGTTTAGTATCGACAATGGACAACATCGAGAAATTCAACTACCCAAATACCAATTCTAATATATTAAAGAAAACAAAAACTGGAGATCATCAAAACTAAAGTGCTTCTACGCGTCCGTCGTTGCGTCTTTTTGTAGAAAACCTCCTGCTTTTTCTTAAAATCAACCTGCAGTCTTAGTTTAAATGATTCCAGAGATAATGTTTTACTGTTTGCGGAAAAAAACTGCAGTTTCCTCGAATCAATCCATAGCCTGGGTTCACTTTTTCTTAAAATCAACCCGTAGTCCTGGTTTAAGTGATTCCAGAGATAATGTTTCACTATTTGCGAGAAAAAGTTTTATAGTTTCCTTAAATCAACCCGTAGTCTGGGTTTAAGTGACTCCATAAAAATTATTTGTTGTTTGTGGAAAATAGTCAAAATACCATGACATTTGGTTTACCACGGTACATATCATACTTTTTTTTAAATAGTAAATAgtaatatcttttaaaccgtaactttgatttttaacatgttatatatgaaaattgattTTTTTGGTAGAATCTGAATACGATGTTATTTCACATGTTAGCCATTTAAAAAATGCCATTTAGGATGTTGCCTTAATCAATAATTCACAATCCGCCTCTCTTTTGTATCGGTGTAGATCCGGATTGAAAACGAACACCTTAGTAAAAATAGATTGAATACGAGAGAAATCATCTGTAACAACGCATGAACGCGTCAGCAAAAACTTGCATGGAAAAAAGGAAAGCAGATTTTTCATCTTATGCGGAGAGACATACGCCTTAGGATTGATCACATTCAAGTATATTGTGATTGTGTGAGCACTGAGACCACCGTCAACGAGTTTAGGAGGAGGATAAGCGGCAACACAGATGGAATGTCGTGTTTGAAAAACTAGATGATCCCCCGCGCGTTGCAGCGGAGAATTAGCCTATAAATTGTTGTAAATAATGTACTTGTCTTATCATGAACATTTTAACTCATTTACCAATTAATTAAATTATTTGATAGAAAATTTTATGAAATGTTATTTTTAAGTATCTGACTAAAATATATGAACTAAACTAAATGAAATCCAACGGATACATGTTGTTCATCAAGATAACATACAATCATGGGTGCCAACCAAAAGTTTACTAATAGCGGTAAATAGTTAACCAACATTGCGTTCTTTTCTAGTGAAAAAGCTTAGCTCATTCGTAATCAATTTGTATTCGGCTAACGGAAGATATGGGACATGTTCATCCTCTATAGTGGAACATGATTTTAGCTCAAAATTTGTACTTCAAGAGGACATGTCATAGGAAGTATGAACAAGTGAGAGTTGCGACTATCTATTTGTTTGATCTGACCTGCACAACTAATACGTCCGTCAAACCAACAACATGCCATgaaaaatactactccctccgtcacggtttagaaggcgtgcatgaaaattctctagaacctacatggttattgattggctgtgaaaTGAATTAAAAAATAACATGCACACTACGCATGCTATAGAAGTAGTACACCATTGTATTAATTAgatgctaggagtaaatgcaatgcgtcttaaaccttatctattgtgaaaatgcacgtaaatttaaccgtgacttctaaaccgtgacggaggtagtacctctgttcctaaataattgtagttggagaAAACTAGATTAGTTCTCtttaactataattatttaggaacggagggagtatacattATTCCATTTTTGTATTAAAGAATCGATACAAATTCATGCTATAGTAAGAGGATATAAGAAAGCAGTTTGACCTtgttcttttatttgtttttggatGAGAAAGGAGAGCGGTGTGTAACTTGATCTTCATCGCCACATCCGGCTATTGCCTGAAACACAACACAATTAAAAGACAACGAACAGTTCATTTTCTCCAAATGAATTTGCACCAAACCGTCAAATCATTAATTATACTATCAACCATAAAATTGCAAAAAGTAATTGGGAGAATGATGAATGTTaatacaaaaatagaaaaaagtcaACAGGCTCATCGCTTCTTGTTATGACCGGCGTGCATTATAGCCGACGGAGGCCCATGGGCTCTGGCAGAGCATGACCCACTTAGCGTTACTTCTATTAGCATCTAAAGGGATTATATATACCCATGTAAAAACTCGTTTTGAGATTAAGAAGTAGCAAACATATTTGCTCGACTTTTGTCGGGAAACCCTAAACCCTAGTCGTCCCTGCGACTCCCTCTTTCCCACGCACCATCACGGCGCCCCAGCGCCGTCGGCTGCGCCCCTACCTCGTCAACCCttctttctgttggggaacgtcgcatgggaaacaaaaaatttcctacgtgcacgaagacctatcatggtgatgtccatctacgagaggggatattcgatctacgtacccttgtagatcgcacagcggaagcgttagtgaacgcggttgatgtagtggaacgtcctcacgtccctcgatccgccccgcgaaccgtcccacgatcagtcccacgatctagtgccgaacggacggcacctccgcgttcaacacacgtacagctcgacgatgatctcggccttcttgatccagcaagagagacggagaggtagatgagttctccgacagcgtgacggcgccccggaggttggtggtgatctaatctcagcagggctccgcccgagctccgcagaaacgcgatctagaggtaaaaccgtggagatatgtggtcgggctgccgtggcaaagttgtctcaaatcagccctaatgttggagcatatatctccatatgtggttttggtacttgatgacaattcctatggactaattgttgccttaagttacatttataggatttgtccataggcacttcttgaagtccatctattgggttcaaggagtttatatgatgaccaagatggtattcaaggtattatccaaagaatggtcatagagacacatggttgatcaagatctcagacaaagagtaaatcaagatgatcaacacacaaagcgtacaagatgtaccaagagggatcaagtgatcccatggtatggatttgtccataggcacttcttgaagtccatcagttgggttcaaggagtttatatgatgaccaagatggtattcaaggtattatccaaagaatggtcatagagacacatggttgatcaagatctcagacaaagagtaaatcaagatgatcaacacacaaagcgtacaagatgtaccgagagggatcaagtgatcccatggtatggtaagcattgtccattatgtgtttgtgtactaacccatggtcttcgtgagagttctatgtgggggttaggtgtgtttacatgggcttgcgtcaaagggaagatctcatacaacccatggagtatgacgtcaagttgtgatcatcatcaatggttgatcaagatctcagacaaagaataaatcaagatgatcaacacacaaagcgtacaagatgtatcgagagggatcaagtgatcccatggtatggtaagcattgtccattacgtgtttgtgtactaacccatggtcttcgtgagagttctatgtgggggttaggtgtgtttccatgggcttgcgtcaaagggaatatctcatacaacccatggagtatgacgtcaagttgtgatcgtcatcaagattgcgatgtgcaatttcaagtggatcagcacgaagatagcatgcttgaagcttgccgtccattgtggtggcaatggacttgtgaagatatgctgaagagtggctcgcccatagtgagtatgggggagcaatcaactagtcttcatcaagccaacacaatcaagaaaggtggtccatcttgaggaagccaagatcatcatcatctagctcaagaggacgaggtgcaaggtataggtttgcccttgataggttttctggttaggatagattgctgttctatcaagggaggctctcaagtgagtagcttgatcgtatcgttcgttgagagctcaaaccatttgcatccttgcatcatacttcttggttcttgtttggtgtttctctttgtgagttttagagcttatggtcatcttcgtgacaagctcgagttcatcgaaaatggagtccatatgcatctactatgatgttttcgatgttgaagtttttgccggttcttcattcatagagatctcacatctctatatctttggcatattcataaccgcatggtcttgagatagcccttgtcgtccttctcgctgtttggatagcccttgtcgtcctgaatccaacaagcttgggtttgctcgattcggagctcgtatgcgaaagttatggctgtttcagtggcgagcggtagtaccgctggacctagcggtagtaccgctagagttggcggtagtaccgccggccctagcggtagtactgctggctggcggtagtaccgcccctggtcagcggtagtaccgcttcaggaagctttgtaccgcctgcctagtGGTTGTttatggacggacctttttgcgaagactttcttggcggtggtagtgccgttgcactaccatgggcccagcggtagtaccgctggagtgccagcggtagtaccgctagctggcggtagtaccgttggagtgccagcggtagtaccgttggagtgccagcggtagtaccgctgcagccagcggtagtaccgctggagctcgggcagaaagtgggggtaacggtatgattccttcccccactatataaagggggtcttcttcccccttggtcttatccatccgttgagctcttgttctacctccattgttgacattcttagagcttgattactctctatccctccaatgattcttgcttgttcttgagggaaaagagagaggagatctagatccacatctccaccaatcactttctcctctatgtgaggggaaccccttggatcttgatcttggagttctttgtgagctccttgttcttcctctcatatttctccatagcttttgttgttgtggagggatttgagtgtgagggacttgaccacttcgtgtgttcttgccattgcattagttgcatcgttttgagttctccacggtgatacgtggaagtgagaagttgagaagcttactacttttggtacttagtacccttgatattgttctttgtggatgctttggcgtcctagaagcttggtggtgtctcggagctcaatcattgtggtgtgaagctccgggaagcgtcggggtctccaattaggttgtggagattgccccgagcaatttgtacgggtaccggtaaccgcccccaagggttgccacgtgtacgggttcggtgaccgcccccaagggttgccatttgtacgggttcggtgaccgccctcaagggtcccttagtggaatcacggcatcttgcattgtgcgagggcatgaggagattacggtggccttagtggcatcttggggagcattgtgcctccacaccgctctaacggagattagcatccgcaagggtgtgaacttcgggatacatcatcgtctccccgtgcctcggttatctcttacccgaaccctttacttatgcactttactttgtgatagacatattgtttattgtaatatatcttgctatcacttagttgtttatcttgcttagcataagttgttggtgcacataggtgagcctagttgtttgtaggttttgtgcttgacatattaaacgttagttttattccgcatttgttcaagcctaaaccttaaatattttaaagcgcctattcaccccccctctaggcgacatccacgtccttttcacctaaaacctccgtatatatagggggaagagggggagccttgccttggggtccaaggacccccaagggggtcggccgagccaagggggggagtcctccccttccaaacggaatccaactaggtttggaaggaggactccttcccctttttcccacctccttttttctttcttttctctttgattttcttcctatggcgcatagggccttcttgggctgtcccaccagcccactaagggctggtgcgctacccccaaggcctatgggcttccccggggtgggttgcccccccccggtgaacacccggaacccattcgtcattcccggtacattcccgctaactccgaaaaccttccggtaatcaaatgaggtcatcctatatatcaatcttcgtttccggaccattacggaaaccctcatgatgtccgtgatctcatccgggactccgaacaacattcggtaaccaaccatataactcaaatacgcataaaacaacgtcgaaccttaagtgtgcagaccctgcgggttcgagaactatgtagacatgacccgagtgactcctcggtcaatatccaatagcgggacctggatgcccatattggatcccacatattctacgaagatcttatcgtttgaacctcagtgccaaggattcatataatcccgtatgtcattccctttgtccgtcggtatgttacttgcccgagattcgatcgtcagtatccgcatacctatttcaatctcgtttaccggcaagtctctttactcgttccgtaatacaagatcccgcaacttacactaagtcacattgcttgcaaggcttgtgtgtgatgttgtattaccgagtgggccccgagatacctctccatcacacggagtgacaaatcccagtctcgatctatactaactcaacgaacaccttcggagatacctgtagagcatctttatagtcacccagttacgttgcaacgtttgatacacacaaggcattcctccggtgtcagtgagttatatgatctcatggtcataggaacaaatacttgacacgcagaaaacagtagcaacaaaatgacacgatcaatatgctacgtctattagtttgggtctagtccatcacgtgattctcctaatgacctgatccagttatcaagcaacaacaccttgttcataatcagaagaccctgactatctttgataaactggctagccaactagaggcttgctagggacagtgttttttctatgtatccacacatgcatataagtcttcattcaatacaattatagcatggataataaacgattatcttgatacaggaattataataataactatatttattattgcctctagggcataattccaacagtctcccacttgcactagagtcaataatctagccctcacatcatcatgcgaattacattgtaataaatctaacacccatacagttcgggtgtggatcatgctttgcccgtggaagaggtttagtcagcgggtctgctacattcggatccgtgtgcactttgcatatatttacgtcctccccttcgacgtagtcgcggatgaggttgaagcgtcgtttgatgtgtctggacttcttgtgaaaccgtggttcctttgctagggcaatggcacccgtgttgtcacagaacaaggttattggattcagtgcgcttggcactagtccaagatccgtcatggactgcttcatccagacaacctccttagccgcctccgaggcagccatgtactccgcttcacatgtagaatctgctacgacgctttgcttggaactgcaccagcttaccgcacccccattaagaataaatacgtatccagtctgCGACTtaaagtcgtccggatctgtgtcaaaacttgcatcgacgtaaccctttactgcgagctcttcgtcacctccatacacgagaaacatctccttagtccttttcaggt
This window encodes:
- the LOC123426795 gene encoding uncharacterized protein LOC123426795, coding for MYRPKIPNSGWAAFDRRLRGTADGRDDVDVNSFPALSGSRGFSSASSSAIENNNIPKAKPFASVIRPPVEFAVVGKENGNKHLTDHTVRTNFGVNSSSDNKIKLLKDAHSWADSNLIEDILAGVDNDVGQASVLLKSMVAPDFLPKESRTTVQPAFEMNKAHGSVSGYAIAENKHSNESQLLPLQMNVISIPQEPELEEFDDDYLNHRKDALKMMRAATKHSQAASNAFFRGDHAAAKELSLRAQEERSAAEKLNNNAAEEIFHLRNSNNNIWKIDMHGLHASEAVTALERHLHMLEFQPPGNNPASTDELYKSESTIAVRNEVAPEKVVVFLRPRQSVLEVITGIGRHSKGQASLPVAVRGFLIENGYRFEELRPGVFSVRPKFRRG